Proteins encoded in a region of the Geobacillus genomosp. 3 genome:
- the sspL gene encoding small, acid-soluble spore protein L, translated as MAKNGGRNRGTKAPGVNPQGFGQDGTLTPDPKSKLENAAKKLNTK; from the coding sequence ATGGCGAAAAACGGCGGCCGCAACCGCGGCACGAAAGCCCCGGGCGTCAATCCGCAAGGCTTTGGCCAAGACGGGACGCTCACCCCGGATCCGAAAAGCAAGCTCGAGAACGCCGCTAAAAAGCTGAACACAAAATAA
- a CDS encoding divergent PAP2 family protein — protein MNKGLKTALATIALAQFLKIPIKQAETGRWDWRLFFETGGMPSSHSAGVSSLATFIALERGMKTVDFALAALFGLIVMYDAQGVRRQAGELALRLNELAEEVKKLEDDPEQDVYKKRQQQLRTRLGHQPIEVIGGALLGIATGAFSHWLCRRRRAL, from the coding sequence ATGAACAAAGGATTAAAAACGGCGCTTGCAACGATCGCACTGGCGCAATTTTTAAAAATTCCGATCAAGCAGGCTGAAACAGGCCGCTGGGATTGGCGATTGTTTTTCGAAACAGGGGGAATGCCAAGCTCTCACTCCGCCGGCGTTTCGTCGTTGGCGACGTTTATCGCCTTGGAGCGGGGGATGAAGACGGTTGATTTTGCCTTGGCGGCGTTATTTGGATTGATCGTCATGTACGATGCGCAAGGAGTGCGGCGGCAGGCGGGCGAACTCGCCCTCCGTCTGAATGAACTGGCCGAGGAGGTAAAAAAACTGGAAGACGATCCGGAACAAGACGTGTACAAAAAACGGCAGCAACAGCTTCGGACCCGTCTTGGGCATCAGCCGATTGAAGTCATCGGCGGAGCGCTCCTTGGGATCGCGACTGGCGCATTTTCGCATTGGCTTTGCCGCCGCAGGCGAGCGCTTTAA
- a CDS encoding DMT family transporter, protein MKQQTVADLSLLAVAFVWGATFVVVQNAISFLEPLAFNAVRFSLAGLLLFAWIAIASRPLLGQLSWRVVGAGAWMGLWLFCGYAFQTVGLLYTTSSKAGFITGLSVVLVPLFSVFIAKQKPTANAAVGAVLAAFGLYWLTGGAELSFNRGDVFVFFCAISFAMHIIVTGRYSSRYSTMLLTMVQIFTVAALCFFFALWLEEASNMWNAAVLRRPQVWGALMVTSLLATTAAFLIQTAVQKYTTPTRVALIFAMEPVFAALTAYLWAGERLSPSAWLGGIAILAGMILAELPSTRLWRKRWREKRNIFS, encoded by the coding sequence TTGAAGCAGCAAACCGTTGCTGACCTTAGCTTGCTGGCGGTGGCGTTCGTCTGGGGGGCGACGTTTGTCGTCGTCCAAAACGCAATCTCGTTTTTGGAGCCGCTGGCGTTTAACGCCGTCCGCTTCAGTTTGGCCGGCTTGTTACTTTTTGCATGGATCGCCATCGCTTCCCGTCCGCTGCTCGGCCAGTTATCGTGGCGGGTCGTCGGCGCCGGGGCATGGATGGGGCTTTGGCTGTTTTGCGGCTATGCGTTCCAAACGGTCGGGCTTTTGTATACAACTTCGTCGAAAGCAGGCTTTATTACCGGGCTGAGCGTCGTGCTCGTACCGCTCTTTTCCGTTTTCATTGCCAAGCAAAAACCGACCGCGAACGCAGCCGTCGGAGCGGTACTGGCCGCCTTCGGCTTGTATTGGCTGACGGGCGGAGCGGAGCTGTCATTCAACCGCGGTGACGTATTCGTCTTTTTTTGTGCCATTTCATTTGCCATGCACATTATCGTCACAGGTCGATATTCGTCGCGTTATTCAACCATGCTGCTGACGATGGTGCAAATTTTTACCGTCGCTGCACTCTGTTTTTTCTTTGCCCTTTGGCTTGAAGAGGCGTCCAATATGTGGAATGCGGCGGTGCTCCGCCGCCCACAAGTATGGGGAGCGCTCATGGTCACTTCGCTGCTGGCGACGACCGCCGCCTTTTTAATTCAGACGGCGGTGCAAAAATATACAACCCCCACCCGCGTCGCGCTCATTTTCGCAATGGAACCGGTGTTCGCCGCTTTGACTGCTTATCTGTGGGCCGGTGAGCGGTTGTCGCCGTCCGCCTGGCTCGGCGGCATCGCGATTTTGGCCGGTATGATCCTCGCTGAACTTCCAAGCACTCGCTTATGGAGAAAACGGTGGCGGGAAAAACGGAACATCTTCTCATAG
- a CDS encoding ribonuclease H family protein: protein MDVQIRWTYITPKKQEAVLVSDWTDAKEALMLADDFEKTGRTKALEIIDRGGTSWSKKELQKLLKEIESEPHDVVAYFDGGFDHETAQGGAGAVVYYKQNDHRYRLRANRRLGGIKSNNEAEYAAFWFVMQLLEELGVRHLPVTFRGDSHVVLKQLSGDWPCFEDDYNAWLDRIEEKMRALGIQPVYEPVSRKQNKEADSLARQALDGQLITGQTELTEKG from the coding sequence TTGGATGTGCAAATCCGTTGGACATATATAACACCGAAAAAGCAAGAAGCCGTTCTCGTGTCGGATTGGACCGATGCCAAAGAGGCGCTTATGTTGGCGGACGATTTTGAAAAAACCGGACGGACGAAGGCGCTTGAGATCATCGACCGGGGCGGAACCTCTTGGTCAAAAAAAGAACTGCAAAAGCTGCTCAAAGAAATCGAAAGCGAGCCGCATGACGTCGTTGCGTATTTTGACGGCGGGTTTGATCATGAAACAGCCCAGGGCGGCGCCGGCGCGGTTGTGTACTATAAGCAAAACGACCACCGCTACCGGTTGCGTGCCAACCGCCGGCTCGGTGGGATCAAATCGAACAACGAAGCCGAGTATGCGGCGTTTTGGTTTGTGATGCAGCTGCTTGAGGAGCTTGGCGTCCGCCATTTGCCGGTGACGTTTCGCGGCGACTCCCATGTTGTCTTAAAGCAGCTGTCAGGCGACTGGCCGTGTTTTGAGGACGACTATAATGCCTGGCTTGACCGCATTGAGGAGAAAATGCGCGCGCTCGGCATCCAGCCGGTGTACGAACCCGTTTCGCGCAAACAAAACAAGGAGGCTGATTCGCTCGCGCGCCAGGCGCTCGACGGACAGCTGATCACGGGCCAAACGGAATTGACGGAGAAAGGGTAA
- a CDS encoding zinc-finger domain-containing protein has protein sequence MEKKRNRRKEILEQIAQLEETYCDGCFLKSTFRKEYGKTYAQSFCIQQCTVGEQMRQYGEMLLSAPPRPRQ, from the coding sequence ATGGAAAAGAAGCGAAATCGACGCAAAGAAATATTGGAACAAATCGCTCAGCTGGAAGAAACGTACTGCGACGGCTGCTTTTTAAAAAGCACCTTCCGGAAAGAGTACGGCAAAACGTACGCCCAGTCGTTTTGCATCCAGCAATGCACGGTCGGGGAACAAATGCGGCAGTACGGGGAGATGCTGCTTTCCGCACCGCCGCGTCCGCGCCAATAG
- a CDS encoding DUF2564 family protein, with the protein MAKRDADVHTGYNDLKQVEMFVETAEKMVGQATMQLDPEMLDHAERAVENARRQLNRARQAATGVDDDFFAQCEQKLTRAEHQLREAQQ; encoded by the coding sequence ATGGCCAAACGCGATGCCGACGTACATACGGGATACAACGACTTGAAGCAAGTGGAAATGTTTGTCGAGACGGCAGAAAAAATGGTTGGTCAGGCGACGATGCAGCTCGATCCGGAAATGCTTGACCATGCGGAACGAGCGGTCGAAAACGCCCGCCGCCAACTCAACCGCGCCCGGCAGGCAGCGACCGGGGTGGACGATGACTTTTTTGCCCAGTGCGAGCAAAAACTGACCCGCGCCGAGCACCAGCTTCGCGAGGCGCAACAATAA
- the cspD gene encoding cold-shock protein CspD, which translates to MQRGKVKWFNNEKGYGFIEVEGGSDVFVHFTAIQGEGFKTLEEGQEVSFEIVQGNRGPQAANVVKL; encoded by the coding sequence ATGCAACGTGGTAAAGTAAAATGGTTTAACAACGAAAAAGGTTACGGTTTTATCGAAGTGGAAGGCGGTTCGGACGTATTCGTTCACTTCACGGCAATCCAAGGTGAAGGGTTCAAAACGTTAGAAGAAGGCCAAGAAGTTTCGTTTGAAATCGTACAAGGAAACCGCGGACCGCAAGCAGCGAACGTTGTCAAATTATAA
- a CDS encoding sporulation protein, which translates to MLLRKMMSRVGVGSAHVDLILNKSLWRQGETIQGIVHIYGGTVEQTVKRLDVELVQKTIENGKERDAVVAVIPAAGAFAIRPGEKKEIPFAYKIPDTLPLSRLGRSYRFITRLHIEDAVDTLDFDYVQILPKK; encoded by the coding sequence GTGTTGTTGCGCAAAATGATGTCAAGAGTCGGGGTCGGGTCGGCACACGTCGACTTGATCTTAAATAAATCGTTATGGCGGCAGGGGGAAACGATTCAAGGGATCGTTCATATTTATGGCGGAACGGTCGAACAAACGGTGAAGCGGCTCGATGTCGAGCTGGTGCAAAAAACGATCGAAAACGGCAAGGAGCGCGATGCGGTCGTGGCCGTCATCCCGGCGGCCGGAGCGTTCGCGATCCGGCCGGGTGAAAAAAAAGAAATCCCGTTTGCCTACAAGATCCCTGATACGCTGCCGTTGTCGCGCCTCGGCCGTTCGTACCGGTTCATCACCCGCCTTCACATCGAGGATGCGGTCGATACGCTCGACTTCGACTATGTGCAAATTTTACCGAAAAAATAG
- a CDS encoding MIP/aquaporin family protein produces the protein MSPFLGEFVGTALLIIFGAGVCAGVNLKKSYAANSGWLVITMGWGLAVAIAAYAVGQYSGAHLNPALTVALALAGDFPWKDVPGYIAAQVLGAVVGAVIVCLHYWPHWKETDDPGVKLGVFATGPAVPNVVANLLSEMIGTFVLVLAILAIGANKFADGLNPFIVGFLIVAIGLSLGGTTGYAINPARDFGPRLAHFLLPIPGKGSSNWSYAWVPIVGPLLGGAMGSLVYKVLFLGKTSPALWGVIMAAAAVLAAAGVLKGKEAGTAAADRRSA, from the coding sequence ATGTCACCGTTTTTAGGAGAATTCGTCGGCACGGCACTGCTCATCATTTTCGGAGCCGGGGTATGCGCCGGCGTGAACTTAAAGAAATCGTACGCAGCCAACTCAGGTTGGCTGGTCATTACGATGGGATGGGGATTGGCTGTGGCGATTGCGGCGTATGCCGTCGGACAATACAGCGGCGCCCATCTCAATCCGGCTTTGACAGTCGCATTGGCGCTTGCCGGTGATTTTCCATGGAAAGACGTGCCGGGCTATATTGCAGCGCAAGTGCTTGGGGCGGTCGTTGGGGCGGTCATCGTCTGTCTTCATTATTGGCCGCATTGGAAAGAAACAGATGACCCCGGCGTCAAGCTCGGCGTGTTTGCCACCGGTCCGGCCGTGCCGAATGTTGTCGCCAATTTGTTAAGTGAAATGATCGGCACGTTTGTGCTTGTTTTGGCGATTTTGGCAATCGGCGCCAATAAGTTCGCTGACGGCCTCAATCCGTTTATCGTCGGTTTTTTGATTGTGGCGATTGGTTTGTCGCTTGGCGGGACGACCGGATACGCCATCAATCCGGCCCGCGACTTCGGTCCGCGGCTCGCCCATTTTTTGCTGCCGATCCCGGGCAAAGGTTCGTCGAACTGGTCGTACGCCTGGGTGCCGATCGTCGGCCCGCTGCTTGGCGGCGCAATGGGCAGCTTAGTGTATAAGGTGTTGTTTTTAGGCAAGACAAGCCCGGCGCTATGGGGTGTGATCATGGCTGCAGCGGCCGTATTGGCGGCGGCGGGTGTGTTGAAAGGAAAAGAGGCGGGAACGGCTGCGGCGGACCGCCGTTCAGCCTGA
- the glpK gene encoding glycerol kinase GlpK: MTDQYILAIDQGTTSSRAILFNKKGEIVHIAQKEFTQYFPQPGWVEHNANEIWGSVLAVIAGVLSEAQVKPEQVAGIGITNQRETTVVWEKESGNPIYNAIVWQSRQTADICEELKAKGYDPLFRDKTGLLIDAYFSGTKVKWILDHVDGARERAERGELLFGTIDTWLIWKLSGGRAHVTDYSNASRTLMFNIHTLEWDDELLSILGVPKAMLPEVRPSSEVYAKTVPHHFFGVEVPIAGAAGDQQAALFGQACFREGMAKNTYGTGCFMLMNTGEKAVKSKHGLLTTIAWGIDGKVEYALEGSIFVAGSAIQWLRDGLRMIKTAADSEAYADKVESTDGVYVVPAFVGLGTPYWDSDVRGAVFGLTRGTTKEHFIRATLESLAYQTKDVLAAMEADSGISLTTLRVDGGAVRNNFLMQFQSDLLAVPVERPVVNETTALGAAYLAGLAVGYWDSREDIAVQWQLERCFEPKMADDKRTALYEGWKKAVQAAMAFK; the protein is encoded by the coding sequence ATGACGGATCAATATATTTTGGCCATCGACCAAGGCACAACGAGCTCGCGCGCCATTTTGTTCAACAAAAAAGGCGAAATCGTCCATATCGCTCAAAAAGAGTTTACGCAATATTTCCCGCAGCCCGGCTGGGTCGAGCACAATGCCAATGAAATTTGGGGCTCGGTGCTTGCCGTCATTGCGGGCGTCTTGTCCGAAGCGCAAGTGAAGCCGGAACAAGTGGCAGGGATCGGGATTACGAACCAGCGGGAAACGACGGTCGTCTGGGAGAAAGAGAGCGGCAACCCGATTTACAACGCCATCGTCTGGCAGTCGCGGCAGACGGCCGATATTTGCGAGGAGTTGAAAGCGAAAGGATATGATCCGCTGTTTCGCGACAAAACGGGATTGCTCATTGACGCCTACTTTTCCGGAACGAAAGTGAAATGGATTTTGGACCATGTCGACGGAGCGCGCGAACGGGCGGAGCGGGGCGAACTGCTCTTTGGCACGATCGACACGTGGCTCATTTGGAAGCTGTCCGGCGGCCGCGCCCATGTGACCGACTACTCGAACGCGTCGCGCACGTTGATGTTTAACATTCATACGCTCGAGTGGGATGACGAACTGCTTAGCATCCTAGGCGTACCGAAGGCGATGCTTCCCGAGGTGCGTCCATCGTCGGAAGTGTACGCCAAAACCGTTCCGCACCATTTCTTCGGCGTCGAGGTGCCGATCGCCGGGGCGGCGGGCGACCAACAGGCGGCGTTGTTCGGGCAGGCGTGCTTTCGGGAAGGAATGGCGAAAAACACGTACGGCACCGGCTGCTTTATGCTCATGAACACCGGAGAAAAAGCGGTTAAGTCGAAACACGGGCTGCTCACCACGATCGCCTGGGGCATCGACGGCAAAGTCGAGTATGCGCTTGAAGGCAGCATTTTCGTTGCCGGTTCGGCCATTCAATGGTTGCGCGACGGCTTGCGGATGATCAAAACCGCAGCGGACAGCGAGGCGTACGCCGACAAAGTGGAATCGACCGACGGGGTGTATGTCGTCCCGGCATTCGTCGGGCTTGGCACGCCGTATTGGGACAGCGATGTGCGCGGCGCGGTGTTTGGCCTTACGCGCGGCACGACGAAGGAGCATTTCATCCGCGCGACGTTGGAATCGCTCGCGTATCAGACGAAAGATGTGCTTGCCGCTATGGAAGCCGATTCCGGCATCTCGCTGACGACGTTGCGCGTCGACGGTGGGGCGGTGAGAAACAACTTTCTTATGCAGTTCCAGAGCGATTTGCTGGCCGTGCCCGTGGAGCGGCCGGTTGTGAATGAAACGACCGCGCTTGGGGCAGCGTATTTGGCAGGGCTGGCCGTCGGCTACTGGGATAGCCGTGAGGATATTGCCGTTCAGTGGCAGCTTGAGCGCTGCTTTGAGCCGAAGATGGCGGACGACAAGCGGACGGCGCTCTATGAAGGTTGGAAAAAAGCGGTGCAGGCGGCGATGGCGTTTAAATAA
- a CDS encoding VOC family protein — protein MAVKKFEHVGIQVKDIEASKAFYQNVVGLELLSEMIHTNGTMKLSFLGIDGSIIVELIEGYNPNLPTEGKVHHVAFTVEGIEQEKERLQSLDVSLVWEDITELPNGAKYLFFLGPDGEWIEFYEPGQ, from the coding sequence ATGGCAGTGAAAAAATTTGAACATGTCGGCATTCAAGTCAAAGACATCGAGGCATCAAAGGCATTTTACCAAAACGTCGTCGGCCTTGAGCTGTTAAGCGAAATGATCCATACGAACGGGACGATGAAACTGTCGTTTTTAGGGATCGATGGTTCGATCATCGTCGAACTGATCGAAGGGTACAACCCAAACTTGCCAACCGAAGGAAAAGTGCACCATGTAGCGTTTACGGTGGAAGGCATTGAGCAGGAAAAAGAACGGCTTCAATCGCTTGATGTGTCGCTTGTATGGGAAGATATTACCGAGCTCCCGAACGGGGCGAAATATTTATTTTTCCTCGGTCCGGACGGCGAATGGATCGAATTTTACGAGCCAGGACAATGA
- a CDS encoding PaaI family thioesterase: MEPQVIRAIQDDYPDEFAWCYGCGRLNEQGHHFRTGWDGDKTVTVYTPRPEHTAIPGFVYGGLIASLIDCHGTGSAALALHRKNGHEPGSGETPPRFVTASLHVDFVKPTPHGVPLVAVGTVTEIHPKKWQVDTEVFVNGERCASGQVIAVVMPKTFVRA, encoded by the coding sequence ATGGAGCCGCAAGTCATTCGCGCCATTCAAGACGACTACCCGGATGAATTCGCCTGGTGCTACGGCTGCGGACGGCTGAATGAGCAAGGCCATCATTTCCGCACCGGCTGGGACGGGGACAAAACGGTGACCGTCTATACGCCGCGCCCGGAACATACGGCGATTCCCGGGTTTGTGTATGGCGGGCTGATCGCCTCGCTCATCGACTGCCACGGCACCGGTTCCGCGGCGCTGGCCTTGCATCGGAAAAACGGCCATGAGCCGGGAAGCGGGGAAACGCCGCCGCGTTTCGTCACCGCGTCGCTTCATGTTGACTTTGTCAAGCCGACGCCGCATGGCGTGCCGCTTGTCGCCGTCGGAACGGTGACGGAGATTCATCCGAAAAAATGGCAAGTGGACACCGAAGTGTTCGTCAACGGCGAACGATGCGCCAGCGGGCAAGTCATAGCGGTCGTCATGCCGAAAACATTTGTCCGCGCTTGA
- a CDS encoding PaaI family thioesterase — protein sequence MKPLTNLHDVIAGQSAPPPCDEALGVRLTEARDGYAKGVWTIRESLLNGNGVIMGGFVGAAADALMAYAVTTLLRDDQLLASINLQTTFHRPAAVGEAEIEARVEKFGKTIAYVTAVVRQNGKEVASATSSVLVMDKP from the coding sequence ATGAAGCCATTGACCAACTTACATGACGTTATCGCCGGGCAAAGCGCGCCGCCGCCATGCGATGAGGCGCTTGGCGTCCGCTTGACAGAAGCCCGGGACGGCTATGCGAAAGGAGTATGGACAATCCGCGAATCGCTGCTTAACGGCAACGGGGTTATTATGGGCGGGTTTGTCGGGGCGGCGGCGGACGCTCTAATGGCGTATGCGGTAACCACTTTGCTTCGCGATGACCAACTGCTCGCCTCCATCAACTTGCAGACGACATTTCACCGCCCGGCAGCAGTGGGGGAAGCTGAAATCGAAGCAAGAGTGGAAAAGTTCGGGAAAACCATCGCCTATGTGACTGCTGTCGTCCGGCAAAACGGCAAAGAAGTAGCGAGCGCTACATCGTCGGTGCTCGTCATGGACAAACCGTGA
- the hutG gene encoding formimidoylglutamase → MYQQPEESRWTGRIDSVKDERAFRLHQRIRLLDLSQPFAPAERAAAFIGFACDEGVRRNQGRQGAKEAPAAVKAALARLPWHLPEGVEAYDAGDVVYVEEQLEQSQAELGEAVARLLQNNMAPIVIGGGHETAYGHYLGVRKALGRERTIGIINIDAHFDLRPYDDGPTSGTMFRQILDQDERAGYFCLGIQRLGNTAALFADAEAYGCRYVLEDELTANVDAAYEQIEEFAAKHDAVMLTICMDAISAAAAPGVSAPSPFGLSPALARALIRRIVSHPKTISIDLCEVNPRLDEGGKTVALAAAFCMEALLHFRRLQPRR, encoded by the coding sequence ATGTATCAACAGCCGGAGGAAAGCCGCTGGACCGGACGGATCGACAGCGTGAAGGACGAGCGGGCGTTTCGTCTTCATCAGCGCATTCGCTTGCTTGATTTGTCACAGCCATTCGCGCCCGCGGAACGGGCGGCGGCCTTCATCGGGTTTGCCTGCGACGAAGGCGTGCGCCGCAACCAAGGACGCCAAGGGGCGAAAGAGGCGCCCGCCGCCGTCAAAGCGGCGCTTGCCCGGCTGCCTTGGCACCTTCCGGAAGGGGTCGAAGCTTACGATGCGGGCGATGTCGTTTATGTTGAGGAACAGCTCGAACAAAGCCAGGCGGAACTTGGTGAAGCGGTCGCCCGCCTGCTGCAAAACAACATGGCGCCTATCGTGATCGGCGGCGGCCATGAGACGGCGTACGGCCATTACTTGGGCGTCCGCAAGGCGCTGGGCCGCGAGCGAACGATCGGCATCATCAACATTGACGCTCATTTCGACTTGCGGCCGTACGATGACGGTCCGACATCCGGGACGATGTTTCGGCAAATATTGGATCAAGACGAACGGGCCGGTTATTTTTGCCTCGGCATTCAGCGGCTCGGCAACACGGCGGCGCTGTTTGCGGATGCCGAAGCGTACGGCTGCCGGTACGTGCTCGAGGACGAGCTGACCGCCAACGTTGACGCCGCTTATGAACAGATCGAGGAGTTTGCCGCAAAGCACGATGCGGTGATGCTCACCATTTGCATGGACGCCATCAGCGCGGCGGCCGCGCCGGGGGTGAGCGCGCCGTCGCCGTTTGGGCTCTCTCCGGCTTTGGCGCGCGCCCTCATCCGCCGCATCGTTTCCCATCCGAAAACGATAAGCATCGATCTTTGCGAAGTCAATCCGCGGTTGGATGAAGGAGGAAAAACGGTGGCGTTAGCCGCCGCCTTTTGCATGGAGGCGCTCCTTCATTTCCGCCGCTTGCAGCCAAGGCGGTGA
- a CDS encoding helix-turn-helix domain-containing protein, giving the protein MKLVIAERDDKEREAIRWLVSAYSLPIEHVYTAATVEEMMVLLEQEAPELLYVELDMIPYDQWPRATAHVRLFCRRVIAATAEATFARAKQAIDWQCVDLLVKPLEPAKLKQALRTAASLFPSRPSLAAGGEGPHHDYRSLFCDDPAASPHVWLVQAEQPALSPEVIRFLTDYPFRGRARVLPLTYMAVCLLFDLPGDGKEAAWKLLRDWEEDHHEPLAIVAMPPDGRKTVRAQYQAARRLLETTFFIGYRQVIAPAPEYEQQRELDPFLTPEEQRQWIGMLERFDYEAVKRWLQREFWHWTPPFPSPEMVRTRLTSILAQIRRFMKTYRLDRGMTEREYMRLFHEILYNPVLYRIVQELILFLYRLLHEAKQAEEGARADAVERGLRYMEAHFRDPSLTLEKAAAAAGRSPAYFSHLLSKKRGITFRQWLTNRRLEEAKRLLRQTDLSVKEIAEQTGFRTAHYLTRVFKAELNETPTAYRDGQRALPPR; this is encoded by the coding sequence GTGAAGTTGGTCATTGCCGAACGGGATGACAAAGAACGGGAAGCGATCCGCTGGCTCGTTTCCGCCTATTCGCTGCCGATCGAGCACGTGTATACAGCGGCCACCGTCGAGGAGATGATGGTGCTTCTTGAGCAGGAGGCGCCAGAGCTGTTGTACGTCGAACTTGATATGATTCCGTATGACCAATGGCCGAGGGCGACGGCCCACGTCCGCCTGTTTTGCCGGCGGGTGATCGCCGCCACCGCCGAGGCGACGTTCGCGCGGGCGAAGCAAGCCATCGACTGGCAATGCGTCGATTTGCTCGTCAAGCCGCTCGAGCCCGCCAAACTGAAGCAGGCGCTGAGAACGGCGGCTTCGCTTTTCCCAAGCCGCCCGAGCCTGGCTGCGGGGGGAGAGGGTCCTCATCATGATTACCGTTCGTTATTTTGCGATGACCCCGCCGCCTCCCCTCATGTATGGTTGGTGCAGGCGGAACAGCCGGCTTTGTCTCCGGAAGTGATTCGCTTTTTAACGGACTATCCGTTTCGCGGCCGGGCGCGCGTGTTGCCGCTGACTTATATGGCGGTTTGCCTGCTTTTCGATCTGCCGGGTGACGGGAAAGAGGCGGCGTGGAAGCTGTTGCGCGATTGGGAGGAAGACCACCATGAGCCGCTCGCGATCGTGGCGATGCCGCCGGACGGCCGGAAAACGGTGCGCGCGCAATACCAGGCGGCCCGCCGGTTGCTGGAGACGACGTTTTTCATCGGCTACCGCCAGGTGATCGCCCCGGCGCCCGAATACGAACAGCAGCGCGAGCTTGATCCGTTTTTGACGCCCGAGGAGCAGCGGCAATGGATCGGGATGCTCGAGCGGTTCGACTACGAAGCGGTGAAACGATGGCTGCAGCGCGAGTTTTGGCATTGGACGCCGCCGTTTCCGAGCCCGGAGATGGTGCGGACGAGGCTGACAAGCATTTTGGCGCAAATTCGCCGGTTTATGAAAACGTACCGCCTTGACCGCGGCATGACGGAGCGGGAGTATATGCGCCTCTTTCACGAAATTTTGTACAACCCCGTCTTATACCGGATCGTCCAGGAATTGATTTTGTTTTTATACCGGCTGCTTCACGAGGCGAAACAAGCCGAGGAAGGCGCGCGCGCCGATGCCGTGGAGCGCGGTCTCCGCTACATGGAAGCGCACTTTCGCGACCCGTCGCTGACGCTTGAGAAAGCGGCGGCCGCAGCCGGACGCAGCCCTGCGTATTTCAGCCATTTGTTGTCGAAAAAGCGCGGCATCACCTTTCGCCAGTGGCTGACGAACCGGCGGCTCGAGGAAGCGAAGCGTCTGCTCCGGCAGACGGACTTGTCGGTCAAAGAAATCGCTGAACAAACGGGGTTTCGCACCGCCCATTATTTGACGCGCGTTTTCAAAGCCGAGCTGAACGAGACGCCGACCGCCTACCGCGACGGGCAACGGGCCCTTCCGCCGCGGTAG